agcgctgtacatggagcgatttaacatacacaataaacagtaagacaaatcggtaataaaaggcggtagaaagcaccaagcagtaaaatcaagaacaaatctaagtcatgctgagtcgaacgccaaagaatacgagTGAATTTTGATTGTTTGAATATGAGGGATACTTAGAAGCTCCATAAAATGGCAAATGTGGGCACGCCATTTCTAAACGGCATTGTTGCCATTAAAGTTGCGCTTATTAAATCATTAAGTACCAATCAATTctggagcaagtctgaaaagacgtttaaaaacgtctttgggagtgaatgagtcaagTACATATGCATAGGAGTTATGCTTTATATGACAACATCTCTTCATGTCTTACCCACGCAGCTGCCCGTCTCCCCCAGGGACATGTCCAAGGGCATGGCGGCGATCCTTGTCGCGTTGGCCTTCCTGTCGCTGTGGCCGGCCGGTTGCGACAGCAGCAGGATCCTGGTGGTGCCGGTGGATGGTAGCCACTGGATCAACATGGCGGTGATCCTGAAAGAGCTGCACTCCCGAGGACACCAACTCACAGTGCTGCACTCCCCCAACAGTTGGTACATCCCGACAAACGGCTCCTTTTACACTTCAGTCACCGCCACCATGTTGGAGGACGGCAACACAAAGGACTTCTACAATCAAGTCCTGTTGGATGTGATCAAAGTCCGCCAGTCCGCCGGCTTCTTGAGGACCTTCTACCAGCAGGGCTTGATCACAGACATGCTAGCGAAGGGTCACGAAATTCTCGCGGGAGCAGCCACCGCGATGTTCGATGACCCGGTTTTCATGAAGAAGCTACGGGAGGCCAAGTTTGATCTGATGCTAACAGACCCGGGCCTGACGGTGGGGGTACTTCTGGGGAATTACCTCAAGTTGCCGATGGTTTTCAACGTGCGGTGGATGAATAACGGCGAGAGCCATTTTGCCACGGCTCCCTCCCCGCTCTCCTACGTCCCCGTGTCGGGAAGCGAACTCCACGATCAGATGGATTTCCAGGGACGGCTTAAGAACATGTTACATTACATCTACAATCTCGTTGAATTCTACTTTTACATCAACGCAGCGTACGCAGATCTCTTCCAGCGTCACTTTCCTCCCGAAACAGACTTGCTCACCTTGGAGCGAGCGGCGGATATCTGGCTGGTGAGGTCCGATTTTGTCTTCGAGCTGCCCCGCCCGACCATGCCCAACGTGGTCTACATCGGCGGCTTCCAGTGCGAAAAGGCTCTGCCCTTGCCTGCGGATCTGGATGCCTTCGTGCGCAGCTCGGGGGATCACGGGGTGGTGGTGATGTCGTTGGGAACGCTGGTGTCAGCCCTGCCCCGCGATGTCACCGAGGCCATCGCGGCCGCGTTCGCTCAGATCCCCCAGAAGGTGGTCTGGAGGATCAAGGGAGAAAAGCCTTCGTCCTTGGGTAACAACACCCTGGTGGTGGACTGGCTGCCTCAGAAAGACCTCTTGGGACACCCCAAAACTCGTGCGTTTGTTGCCCACGGAGGGACCAACGGCATGTATGAGGCCATCTACCACGGCGTTCCGGTTCTGGGTCTGCCGCTGCTGTTTGACCAGTTTGACAACCTACTGCGGCTGAAGGTACGAGGGGCGGCCCGGGTGTTGGAGGCCAATTCGCTCAGCGAGGAAGGCTTCCTCGAGGCTCTCAGGGATGTTCTGGACAATCCAAGCTACCGCGATAACATGCGGCGACTCTCTCGTCTCCACCGCGACCGACCCGTGGCTCCCTTGGAGACCGCCATCTTTTGGATCGAGTACGTCACCAGGCACAAGGGAGCGTCCCATCTGCGTCCGGTCGCTTACAATCTCCCTTGGTACTCCTACTTCTGCTTGGACGTGATCCTTTTCATCGCCGCCGTTGTGGTGGCTTTTGTGTGGGCTTCCACTGCCATTTGTAAGGCCATCTGCTGTCGGAGGTTCGGGAGAAAGATGAAACGGGAATAAAATATTCGTTGACCGACTGACAAAACTTGAGCGTGTATTTTCAACAGggcacttttgtttgtttctatctGTTGTCAAGAAGCGCTCATCTGATTTCATTTGGAATGACTCGCGATCCCTGCAGCCTGGGAATCAAACTGCAGAGCACTGCCGGAGTACAAAAGGCGAGAGGGTCGAGCTTGCCTGTAGGAGGTGGGAGTGTCTCGGGTCAGTTTTTTGTTAGTCATGttggattgttttttgtttgatttaatcaataaaTCAGTCTCGGGGCATTTTCAACGGAGCAAAATGAGCGATTGGACATGAATAAGctttccctttttaaaaaaatacttcctGAAGCCAATTGTCTCCACGCAGCCATTCTTCCCCCAAGTACAATGCCAATTGTGTTTCCCCTCCCGAGCCGTGCCGCAGCAAGGGACATAAACTTGACCGCGCCGAACCCCTGCAAAGTCATTTGTGAGATATCGCGATTGGTGCGATATTATGAATACTGTACCtgaatggcggcccggtagtccagtggttagcacgtcggcttcacagtgcagaggtaccgggttcaattccagctccggcctccctgtgtggagtttgcatgttctccccgggcctgcgtgggttttctccgggtactccggtttcctcccacgttccaaaaacatgcatggcaggctgattgatcactctaaattgtccctaggtgtgagtgagggtgtgcttggttgttcgtctctgtgtgccctgtgattggctggcaaccgattcagggtgtcccccgcctactgcccgaagacagctgggataggctccagcaccccccgcgaccctcgtgaggatcaagtggttcggaagatgaatgaatggatgaatgtacCTGAATGGCTCCTGCGGTGTGTTTTGGAGTGGTGTGTCCATATCCAAGTCATGTCTTTTAAGAATTTCGTTCTAAttacagaccttttttttttaaacaatcaataaatgttaaaaaactaaaaaaatataatagaaTTTGAATCGATAATGTATCACACAAGATTGTGTTAACTCCTGCATTGAACAGCAGATTGGCAGCTCGCAGCGTGGCCGCCGTGTCTCTATGTTTTTGTCCGAGCCCAAAAGGCGTTCTCCCCGTCTCAGGGTGTTGCCCTTCAAACCCAAGAAGTTGGCTTCCTGTGGAGGAAACGATCAAAGAATGGACAAAAGTCGCTCCGGACGCCCCCGTTCCCAGCACTTGTTCAGCGCGGGTCACTCGACAACAAGGTCTAGGCAGAAGTCGCGGCGTATACTTTTGAAAGGCACTTGATGGCGATGTTCTTGCGCCCTGTGCGGCAGGGCTTATTTGTCCCCTGATGGATTACGGACGCTTGGAAAATTGGTCGACAGGCAACCCAAAACCTGAGCCTGACCTTTCCCATGGGAGCACGCCATCACGGAGCGTTTGCTCTTGAATGGCTCGCGGCGCATCGCGTCCAGGCGTCCGGCGTTCGACATGTCCAACGACAGCTGCGGCCTCCCCTTGGACACGGACGCACTGGGCCTGACTTGCATCTACGGCCTGGTCTTCACTGTGGGCCTGCCCTGCAATCTGCTGTCCCTCTGGGGGTTGTACCATCTGGGCCGCTCGGGTAGCGGCGGCTGCCAGCTGGTCTACATCCTCAACCTGCTCCTGTCCGACCTCCTGCAGCTGCTCACCCTGCCCCTGTGGATCCTGTACCTGCAGGACGCCCACCGCTGGCGCTACGGTCAGCCGGCCTGCGAGCTGGTGGGCTACGTGTTCTACGTCAACGTGGACGCCAGTGTCGTGTTCCTGTGTCTGATAGCGCTGGACCGCTGCCTGGCCATCGTGTTTCCGCTGAGCAGCCGCAGGGTGAGGACGGTCCGGGTGGCCGCCGTGTCGGGCCTGGCGGTGTGGACGCTTACGTTTCTCTTCTGCCTGTTCGGACTCTTGCCGTCCGTTTTTGACTCGGAGCGACTACTGTGTCTAGAGCGCTACCCTGTCAGCCCCCGATATGCCCACTTCAAGATCACCACCGTGGCTCTGGGCTTCCTGTTGCCGTGCGCTATACTGGGGTAAGCTAAACCGCAAACGGCTACGTCCCAGCGACATGTgtcgctcatttttttttttttccatactgcGCTTGCAGCTACACCTCAGCCCACATCTGGGTCACACTGCGACACTCCCCCTCCCTGTCAGCCCACGAGCGTCACAAGATCGTGGGCATCCTGGTGGTCATCACGGTCAACTTCATCGCCGTGTTCGGACCGTACCACCTGGTGGGCGGCTACAGATTTGTGTCTTTACTGCAGGCCGACGAGCCCTGCGCGCTGGAGCGCTCCATCTTCTTGCTCTACCGCCTATGCTACGGGCTGACCAGCCTCAACACAATGCTCGATCCCCTCTTCTATATTTTCCTGTGCGCCGATGCACGGCTGGAGCTGCGAAGGTCGCTGCCCTGCTCCGGAAGAGGCCAAAACGTCGGCAAAGCGACAGCCGGGAGCAGCAGAGCTCATCAAGATGCATGCGAGCAAAGTGGACAAAATCATGTTTCTGCTGCCTAAAGGCTTTGAGTCCGGACAAGAAAGATTCCCAAAACACCTCTGAAAATTCTGACTGACATCTTACATtctattcaaaagaaaaaacaaaaacagaacttTATTCTACAGTGAGGGGAAAGTAGTAGTACTGCATGAAGAAGTGCTGTACTacgaaccccccgcccccctaccGAAGAGatttgatgatgtcacatttaTTTCAGGGTTTTTAATGGGCCAAAACTAAAGTCAGGATGAGGTATTGGTTGATTTaatatgttgttttttattgatgCCACACCCACCCCAAAATGTAGatatacactttttaaaaaaatattacgaCAAGTTatttcaaattattcattcattcattcatcttccgtaccgcttgatcctcactagggtcgcggggggtgctggagcctatcccagctgtcttcgggcagtaggcgggggacaccctgaatcggttgccagccaatcgcagggcacacagaaacgaacaaccattcgcactcacactcacacctcgggacaatttagagtcttcaattagcctgccacgcatgtttttggaatgtgggaggaaacctgagcacccggagaaaacccacgcaggcccggggagaacatgcaaacgccacgcagggaggccggagctggaatcgaacccggtacctctgcactgtgaagccgacgtgctaaccgctggactggCGGGCCgccatttcaaattattttgaaaggctAATAGCTAAGATTAGCAGATCCTCAGCTGTCAACGAAATATAATTTGTGGAAAAGTAACAACCATCACCAACGCATAACCATCGACTCTGTTGCAATTGAACTGTTAATCCTTTCCTGAGTATTGTCTGAAAAACTCAATTCAAGGCATTTGGGAGGAATAAACGGCAAGATTAGAGCAACCGAGTGTCATCGGTGCAGTGAACAAGTAGAATACTGTacatcccacaaaaaaaaaaaaaaattctactgttgagagaaaaagcatcctGGAGCGAATTTTAAGCATTGTTGCACAAGTACGTGACACAACTCTACTCCGCCTTTGTGAcgagaagactttttttttttccactggagGAGGCGCGTTTTTGATTGCAACCCCCTTCTTGATGTCACCGCCATTAAGGTAGAAGTCTCAACGGAGAACGGGATGCTGAAGCTCTGCGTGTTCTGGGTTGCTCTCTTTAGAGCCCGTAAGTTATGTCATTGACAACCATTTCTGCAGAAAATGAAGCAAAGACACGGAACTGTCCTTCTTGTGTGCATTTCAGATGGCAGCGTGCGTTTTGCGAGCCTGGGCGACCAAGTCACCCTGCCCTGCGACTTTGCCCCTGACGCCAAATATCTGTGCTGGTATAAGCAGGTCGCAGGCGACAAACCCCAAATCGTGTTCTGCTTGTACGTCTACACGCTCGACTCCCACAGTCACCAGATGACGACGGACTTCAACAAGCGGATGACAATTCACGCCAGACAAAACTCCTTCCATCTGAACATTTCCAACGTGCAGCTCTCGGACACGGCCGTGTACTACTGCGGGCAGAGCCATCTCAACGTCATGAGCTTTGACAGCGGAATCTTTTTGCTTGTGAAAGGTATGCCGTCTCTTTGAGCCTTTAACCCAGTGAAATATTCCGAAACAAGACGGTTGTACAGACATTTTTGGAGGTGTGGGGGCATATGCTCAagctaaaagaaaaaataattttaaaaaagcgtgAGAAAGGCACCCGTCGCCAAGGACACTTTTCTCATCTAGGACAAAAAGGGTGGTGCTTGAACAACAGTACCAGTCTGTCTGCGCTCAGAACTGTTCggaataatgaaaaataaaataatgcccCAGAAAGATCAAATATTTATGCGTTATGTGTGCTCATTTTGtaataaaaactaaattgtGTTCAGGACACGTACAAgttcaatgctttttttttccatttcccagtatttttgttttgaatttctcttaaaacttttttttttgtagcaagtAGAGGAAAAATTAAAGTTACTACATTCtgatgtttttgtaaaaaaaaaaaaattaaaaacccaCGCCTGAGGAAGAACAACCTATCAAAATGAAACGGAGTGATCAATGAATCATTTGCCAAGCGCTCATAAGAACTAAAATATGGTTCCTGACTCTGACCTTATTTTCCTTGTTTTAGAATCTACTCGCCTGTCCGTCCTCCAGCGTCCAACGTCCATCACAGAGTCCCCGGGGGGCTCCGCCACACTGAACTGCACCATGCACCCTGGAAGCAGCGACGGGGTGCACACCGTCTACTGGTTTCGAAAGGCCTCGGGCGACTCCCACTTGTTGTACGTCCACTCGGAGATCAGCAGCGGGTGCGCAACGGCGTCGGAGAAGGGTTGCGTTTACATGCTGTCCAAACGGGACATCGCCGTGTCTGACGCCGGGACGTACTACTGCGCCGTCGCCTCCTGTGGCGAGATCGTGTTCGGAAAGGGGACGTGTTTGGAGATCGCAGGTGGGATGCTACGGTAGAAAGAGTGTTTCtggaatgagagaaaaaaataaataaagcaatttACTCTCATGTTGTGTGTATTCTCACAGGTGGTAAGACATTGACGGACAGAGTGTTGACGTACTGTGTGCGAGCATCTCTGCTTGTGTCCGTCGTTGTCAATGTCTTTCTGATGTATCTCCTTAtcaaaaggaggaggagagacaACCTAGTCCCAGGTGATACGCAGGACTTgatgggtttgtttttgttttaatacttGGACACGGAGATGGAAATTGTCGTTTGATTCTCTTAACAGGGAAAATACCACAGCCAAAGGATCCAGAAGACAATAGGGACGACGAGGTTGGTCCGCTAAATCCATTGGATGAAGACGCGCACCATGCCGTGCACTTTTCACATCCCAAATTGTATTTCCCACAGAGTGAGGACGCCGCATCTTTGCCATACGTGGCTCTGGACTTCAAAAAGAGGCAGTCCAACAGCAGGAGACACAGGGGCCCAGAGGACAGCGTTTACTCCGGATTGCGACTCAAACAGGTGGATTGATCAACATCTGCAACGTCAATCCCGCTTGATGCCCAGAAGTTTTTTAACATGCGagacctataaaaaaaaaaaaaaagaaataggacaaatgtttgaaaatggtttTGGCCGTTATTCACGCAAACATGAAAGCAACACCAATGCTACAAAATAAAGTAACATGAGGACATCTGGATGTCTGTGGAAAATTCAGAAAGGTGTTTTTTGGTGAAGCTTTTCGTTTTCAAATTAAGAGTGGTTAATGTTTTGCACTGAACCCATGTGGTTCTCAGTCTTGGCCAACCCCAACAGGATGTTGGTGTGGTTTTGATCGTGATGCTTGCTCCATTTTGCAACATTGTTTGCAGGGGTCATCAAAATAACACACATGGCCCCAATTTGGGGGTATGAGACTTCTGCAGCGTGCATTTCAAAGCTTGCTCAATTTGCAAGTGGTGGAAAGTTATAAACACTGAAGCCAAACATGGCAGTCGAGTGGTCAGCTCACAGCGGCGGCCTGACACACGTTAAAACCATTTCATGTAACAAGTGGTATTTTGGGATGCATCGACACAATGCTGCCCTACATAGCCTCACATAATGCACATGCCAGAAACAGTCACAGTGTACACATCACAAAAAGTTATAAAGATAatggtattttttctttttttttttttaaaggatgaaCTTTAAATGTACTTGACCGTTCCATGCACTGTAAACAAACGTTGCACACTCCTGAGTTGTTGAATACATCTACATTTAAATGCCATGAAATCAAAGCTGAAGTTCTGGGACTTTTGTCTCATATTGGTCCTTTTATCTGAAACCCAAACGTCCTCAGTATACAAGAGAAAGAAACGAGTTGACCTTGAGTTCCAACACTTTCGGAGGGGACCGTAAATTCACCTGTTTCGGTTTAGGACATTTTTCTAATTTAGCCCGATTAGCTCAATTTTTGAGTCCGTTTTGAGTCTCCATTTGTGGCCCTGCCTATATTTCATTTAAGCTAAAAAGACCAAGTGACACTATTTTGGGCGTTCATGGCCATCATGGCAACGTTCACAACCGTTTCCGCGGCAAGCCTCAAAAAGGGACTACGTCACTTCAGTCCCTTCGGCAAATGAGGGTGTGTTCTGCCGCCTTGTGGACATATGGCATCATTGCATCAGTCCAACAAATACGTCTGGGTTCACAAAAGTAGGTATTCGGGGATTTCCAGCGTTGACCATCACGTCACGTAAACGAATACATGAAAATAATTGCTCACGTGAAAGCAACGTCGAAAAGGAAGCCGTTTATGGCACTATATTGAAATATATTAGAACAAACTACACTATGTAAATGGGGGGTGCCCAAGTCCAAACAATCCTCAAGAGCCCTGATCCAGGATGTTTTCCAtgtctccctccctccttcaacatcaacacacttgattcaaacacGCAGCTCATCAACAAGCTTTGCAGAATCTTGacaacgatcctgatgatttggaatcaagtgtgtt
This window of the Hippocampus zosterae strain Florida chromosome 1, ASM2543408v3, whole genome shotgun sequence genome carries:
- the ugt5g1 gene encoding UDP glucuronosyltransferase 5 family, polypeptide G1 → MSKGMAAILVALAFLSLWPAGCDSSRILVVPVDGSHWINMAVILKELHSRGHQLTVLHSPNSWYIPTNGSFYTSVTATMLEDGNTKDFYNQVLLDVIKVRQSAGFLRTFYQQGLITDMLAKGHEILAGAATAMFDDPVFMKKLREAKFDLMLTDPGLTVGVLLGNYLKLPMVFNVRWMNNGESHFATAPSPLSYVPVSGSELHDQMDFQGRLKNMLHYIYNLVEFYFYINAAYADLFQRHFPPETDLLTLERAADIWLVRSDFVFELPRPTMPNVVYIGGFQCEKALPLPADLDAFVRSSGDHGVVVMSLGTLVSALPRDVTEAIAAAFAQIPQKVVWRIKGEKPSSLGNNTLVVDWLPQKDLLGHPKTRAFVAHGGTNGMYEAIYHGVPVLGLPLLFDQFDNLLRLKVRGAARVLEANSLSEEGFLEALRDVLDNPSYRDNMRRLSRLHRDRPVAPLETAIFWIEYVTRHKGASHLRPVAYNLPWYSYFCLDVILFIAAVVVAFVWASTAICKAICCRRFGRKMKRE
- the si:dkey-165a24.9 gene encoding G-protein coupled receptor 4, giving the protein MSNDSCGLPLDTDALGLTCIYGLVFTVGLPCNLLSLWGLYHLGRSGSGGCQLVYILNLLLSDLLQLLTLPLWILYLQDAHRWRYGQPACELVGYVFYVNVDASVVFLCLIALDRCLAIVFPLSSRRVRTVRVAAVSGLAVWTLTFLFCLFGLLPSVFDSERLLCLERYPVSPRYAHFKITTVALGFLLPCAILGYTSAHIWVTLRHSPSLSAHERHKIVGILVVITVNFIAVFGPYHLVGGYRFVSLLQADEPCALERSIFLLYRLCYGLTSLNTMLDPLFYIFLCADARLELRRSLPCSGRGQNVGKATAGSSRAHQDACEQSGQNHVSAA
- the LOC127602264 gene encoding uncharacterized protein LOC127602264 gives rise to the protein MLKLCVFWVALFRAHGSVRFASLGDQVTLPCDFAPDAKYLCWYKQVAGDKPQIVFCLYVYTLDSHSHQMTTDFNKRMTIHARQNSFHLNISNVQLSDTAVYYCGQSHLNVMSFDSGIFLLVKESTRLSVLQRPTSITESPGGSATLNCTMHPGSSDGVHTVYWFRKASGDSHLLYVHSEISSGCATASEKGCVYMLSKRDIAVSDAGTYYCAVASCGEIVFGKGTCLEIAGGKTLTDRVLTYCVRASLLVSVVVNVFLMYLLIKRRRRDNLVPGKIPQPKDPEDNRDDESEDAASLPYVALDFKKRQSNSRRHRGPEDSVYSGLRLKQVD